A section of the Leishmania panamensis strain MHOM/PA/94/PSC-1 chromosome 3 sequence genome encodes:
- a CDS encoding glycerol-3-phosphate acyltransferase, putative (TriTrypDB/GeneDB-style sysID: LpmP.03.0070) produces MPEEFTDSTETHPTTSLPAAASVSPTVEETPAAACSSTSTAAAAVSRVAPKSALKSKDRIGASLRRSKFVFCEECHQSIPIEEWPDHRDRLRKVNLVEQVSRFHHTLVRLMGEFLMWVLRSVYFREVTVVGRENIPRAGAVVFYGNHQNQFIDALMMHSHCGRPVRFLMAEKSFHQPVIGTLGRMFNSVPVVRPQDVPLVAGDGKLVRTEGKLIIGSGTHFSKLSKGDVLIWGVPGNAKCRAQVSRITSDEEVEVTVPIPAEHEVHAPTSFKYSARIDHSEMYAQVYDTLQKNHCIGIFPEGGSHDHTSLLPLKAGVALFSLGAVERHISVKIVPVGLTYLYGHKFRSRAYIEFGEAFSPPDDLVKLFDTDKRKATGLFLEQLNAALHAVTINVPDYRTLSFLHSFRQLYQPPNCTLSGHDYLRLIRRLGNVIEEQRESAEFAEFREKVENYLDFCKALMIRDSQVATLKQLLHADSEALQIALLLRRVFALYLMAVILVPFFVVGLPIGGIIKYFALKRTKRALSESSVKIVGADVTGSFKVMFAFAVVPAAFLLVSFIVFLYSDTRTALVILFSLPMAMYVSLLILQEAIMELRATLPLLMSLASQHMQFKKLYERREDLAKQARLIVHKYDPQLEEEMKVYVGADDCNDDLSREPSLFSLRYNVRRRQATNS; encoded by the coding sequence ATGCCAGAGGAGTTCACCGACTCGACTGAGACACACCCCACCACGTCACTGCCCGCGGCCGCAAGCGTGTCTCCTACTGTAGAGGAGACCCCAGCCGCTGCCTGTTCCAGCACTtccacggctgccgctgcggtgtcgCGGGTGGCGCCCAAGTCTGCACTCAAGTCAAAGGATCGGATCGGAGCTTCTCTTCGTCGAAGCAAATTCGTGTTCTGTGAGGAGTGTCACCAGAGCATCCCTATTGAGGAATGGCCCGATCACCGCGATCGTCTGCGGAAGGTGAACCTTGTGGAACAGGTGAGCAGGTTCCACCACACGCTCGTGCGCCTCATGGGTGAATTCCTCATgtgggtgctgcgcagcgtgtACTTCCGCGAGGTGACGGTTGTGGGGCGCGAGAACATTCCTCGCGCCGGTGCTGTCGTCTTCTACGGCAACCACCAAAACCAGTTCATCGACGCGCTCATGATGCACTCGCACTGTGGCCGACCTGTGCGCTTCCTCATGGCAGAAAAGTCCTTCCACCAACCCGTCATCGGCACATTAGGACGCATGTTCAACTCCGTTCCGGTTGTGCGGCCGCAGGATGTGCCGTTGGTCGCCGGTGATGGCAAGCTGGTGAGGACGGAGGGCAAGCTCATCATCGGCTCTGGCACACATTTTTCGAAGCTCTCCAAGGGCGACGTTCTTATCTGGGGAGTCCCCGGAAACGCCAAGTGCCGTGCGCAGGTGAGCCGCATCACCTccgacgaggaggtggaggtgacaGTGCCGATACCAGCGGAGCACGAGGTGCACGCCCCCACCAGCTTCAAGTACTCGGCACGTATCGACCACTCTGAGATGTACGCCCAGGTGTACGACACACTACAGAAAAATCACTGCATTGGCATCTTCCCCGAGGGTGGCTCGCATGACCACACATCGCTCCTCCCGCTGAAAGCCGGCGTGGCCCTCTTCAGCCTCGGCGCGGTGGAACGGCACATTAGCGTGAAGATTGTGCCAGTGGGTCTTACGTACCTCTACGGACACAAGTTTCGCAGCCGAGCCTACATCGAGTTTGGCGAGGCCTTCTCGCCTCCGGACGACCTGGTGAAGCTTTTCGACACTGACAAGCGCAAGGCGACGGGGCTATTTCTCGAACAGTTGaacgcggcgctgcatgCCGTGACGATCAACGTGCCAGACTACAGAACGCTGAGCTTCTTGCACTCCTTCCGGCAGCTCTATCAGCCGCCGAACTGCACACTCTCCGGGCACGACTACCTGCGACTCATCCGCCGGCTAGGCAACGtcatcgaggagcagcgcgagaGCGCCGAATTTGCGGAGTTCCGTGAGAAGGTAGAGAACTATTTGGACTTCTGCAAGGCGCTGATGATCCGTGACAGCCAGGTAGCAACGCTGAAGCAGCTTCTTCACGCcgacagcgaggcgctgcagattgcgctgctgctgcgtcgcgtGTTTGCTCTGTACTTGATGGCAGTCATCCTCGTGCCCTTTTTCGTTGTAGGCCTGCCTATCGGTGGCATTATCAAATACTTCGCCCTCAAGCGAACGAAACGCGCGCTGTCGGAGAGCTCTGTCAAGATCGTCGGTGCCGATGTCACCGGGTCCTTCAAGGTCATGTTTGCCTTTGCTGTGGTGCCGGCAGCGTTTCTGCTGGTGTCGTTCATCGTCTTCCTCTACTCCGACACCCGCACGGCGCTAGTGATTTTATTCTCGCTCCCTATGGCTATGTACGTCTCGTTGCTCATTCTTCAAGAGGCCATCatggagctgcgcgccacgctgccgctgctcatgtCCCTGGCCTCGCAGCACATGCAGTTCAAGAAGCTCTACGAGCGCCGCGAGGACCTCGCCAAGCAGGCGCGCCTCATCGTCCACAAGTACGACCCTCAGctagaggaggagatgaaggTGTATGTCGGCGCCGACGACTGCAACGACGACCTGAGCCGCGAGccgtcgctcttctccttgcgCTACAATGTTCGACGCCGGCAGGCCACGAACTCGTGa
- a CDS encoding DNA primase large subunit, putative (TriTrypDB/GeneDB-style sysID: LpmP.03.0080), with protein sequence MQAITASTLPQQYSAGAGEKKALVAMTSADWMTMYEQKPHGNSTLFELEAMVAKRMELLAWIDQRMNSPQAKSFESVLDTIIARLPEERRSSTATDASRGKIVSLGYDETASGSGSGRRSSSRGSTGGAAGSSQAASIVFAPEEDVTSHLLCRFAFCMSERWRDWLVRTERVLLMARIKMEVAKSPLTFLVDLMKHNGLPCAPLSDVQLADPLLQEYLEYRRVKADSARESEGRAENYYAVPLSLATRLIKKRHVLCRAGQAILFRDQVQEVFLAVFCARLNRGLHSAYLARVKQQALEEETAKSTVMAMLDAFLQQFVSDPVDSLQEGVAGTVRAGDVQQLAQTHFPPCMRAVDSHLRREGHLKHHGRFTYGLFLKAIGLSLEDSLELFATLMKVKGGGSVEAFSKTAYGYNVRHNYGMEGKKTSYSSASCATILGLPPVVDQHDCHGCPFRFRDEGALRTMLGKETPNPKGRTYPSVRPAPGDIEDIVSDCKSQHYTRACYKYFMAIHPDARRDTLFRSPYEYFSVSLEFETPNDGTESARSSAGPGKRTSMGLYEDAVRPRTSP encoded by the coding sequence ATGCAAGCCATCACCGCATCCACGCTGCCCCAGCAGTACAGCGCTGGGGCCGGGGAGAAAAAGGCGCTCGTGGCCATGACATCCGCGGACTGGATGACCATGTACGAACAGAAGCCGCATGGAAATAGTACCCTCTTCGAGCTGGAGGCAATGGTGGCCAAGCGGATGGAGCTTCTCGCATGGATAGACCAGCGGATGAACTCGCCGCAGGCAAAGAGCTTCGAATCGGTGCTCGATACGATCATCGCGCGCCTGCCGGAAGAGCGGCGCTCAAGCACGGCAACAGATGCGTCGCGGGGTAAGATAGTTTCGCTAGGCTACGACGAGACAGCCTCGGGCAGTGGCTCAGGTAggcgctcctcctcacgtGGATCCACTGGAGGCGCCGCTGGCTCCAGCCAAGCTGCGAGCATTGTGTTCGCGCCGGAGGAGGACGTCACGTCGCACCTGCTTTGCCGATTCGCCTTCTGCATGAGTGAACGGTGGCGAGACTGGCTGGTACGGACGGAGcgggtgctgctgatggccCGCATCAAGATGGAGGTGGCGAAGAGCCCCTTAACGTTTTTAGTTGACCTGATGAAACACAACGGGCTTCCAtgcgcgccgctgtcggATGTGCAGCTAGCGgacccgctgctgcaggaatACCTCGAGTACCGCCGCGTAAAGGCAGACAGTGCACGCGAGTCGGAGGGGCGGGCAGAGAACTACTAtgccgtccctctctccctggcAACACGCCTAATCAAGAAGCGCCACGTGCTGTGCCGCGCTGGCCAAGCTATCCTCTTCCGAGACCAGGTGCAAGAGGTGTTCCTGGCGGTCTTCTGTGCCCGCCTAAATCGCGGCCTGCACAGTGCCTACCTTGCTCGTGTCAAGCAGCAGGCGCTTGAGGAAGAGACCGCCAAGTCCACGGTTATGGCGATGCTCGACGCCTTCCTGCAGCAGTTCGTCTCCGACCCAGTGGACAGCCTGCAGGAGGGCGTCGCTGGAACTGTGAGAGCCGgagatgtgcagcagctggcgcagacACACTTTCCGCCTTGCATGCGTGCCGTTGACTCACACTTGCGCCGCGAGGGGCACCTGAAGCACCACGGCCGCTTCACGTATGGACTGTTTCTCAAAGCCATCGGTCTTTCTCTCGAGGACTCGCTGGAACTGTTCGCCACACTCATGAAGGTCAAGGGCGGCGGCTCTGTCGAGGCCTTCTCGAAGACGGCGTACGGGTACAATGTGCGACACAACTACGGCATGGAGGGCAAGAAGACGAGCtacagctccgcctcctgcgcgaCGATCCTCGGCCTGCCACCAGTGGTGGACCAACACGACTGTCACGGCTGCCCATTTCGGTTCCGCGACGAGGGTGCCCTGCGGACGATGCTGGGGAAGGAAACCCCAAATCCGAAGGGGCGCACCTACCCGAGCGTGCGGCCCGCCCCAGGGGACATCGAAGATATCGTCTCCGACTGCAAGTCCCAGCACTACACACGCGCCTGCTACAAGTACTTCATGGCCATCCACCCCGACGCCCGCCGTGACACGCTCTTCCGGTCACCATACGAGTACTTCAGTGTGAGCCTTGAGTTCGAGACGCCGAACGACGGCACGGAGTCAGCGAGGTCTTCTGCAGGCCCCGGCAAGCGGACGTCCATGGGGCTTTACGAGGACGCCGTACGCCCTCGTACGTCTCCATAG
- a CDS encoding cytochrome c oxidase assembly protein, putative (TriTrypDB/GeneDB-style sysID: LpmP.03.0090) — protein sequence MYCAPTGRGADPKFYTPDAAREREEQNKNYPVPKKLLKVRFLSDVGNTMPIAFVPLQKEVEVLVGEPALAFYSAYNRSNRTLLGVSSYTIAPPEVTNYLNKIQCFCFEEQRFKPHELVEMPVFFYIDRDFLNDPMVNWLDEVIVNYTFFNLEKTKDYIFRSSPR from the coding sequence ATGTACTGCGCCCCCACCGGTCGTGGCGCGGATCCGAAGTTCTATACCCCTGATGCGGCCCGCGAACGCGAAGAGCAGAACAAGAACTACCCAGTTCCCaagaagctgctgaaggtgCGGTTCCTCAGTGACGTGGGCAACACGATGCCCATCGCCTTTGTGCCTCTgcagaaggaggtggaggtgctcgtcGGCGAGCCGGCGCTGGCTTTCTACTCTGCGTACAACCGCAGCAATCGCACGCTGCTCGGCGTCTCATCCTATACGATTGCGCCCCCGGAGGTGACAAACTACCTCAACAAGATCCAGTGCTTCTGCttcgaggagcagcgcttcAAGCCGCACGAGTTGGTGGAGATGCCCGTCTTCTTCTACATTGATCGTGACTTTCTGAATGACCCGATGGTGAATTGGCTGGATGAGGTGATCGTCAACTACACCTTCTTCAACCTCGAGAAGACGAAGGACTACATCTTCCGCTCTAGCCCGCGGTAA